CGCGGATAGCCGCCTGGCTGACGGGCCAGTTGTACCAGGTGTTTACATAGTTACCGACCTGCGAGCCACAGAACGACAGGTTCTGGAAGTCGCACGGGAAGGTGTTGAAGTCTTCGCCTTCACCGAAGTAACCGAGTTTCACATCCAGCTTGTTGTCGAACATCTGGTGCTGGATCCAGAACTGGGTCAGACGCACCATGTGGCCTCGGCCGTCGACTTCTTGAGACGAACTCAAGGTGCCGGCACGCGGGTCACCGATACGGTCGTTGGAGATGTTCGCACCATTACGATTGGTCAACTGGATCTTGGCCTGGGTGTTATCCCAGCCCCACAGCTTTTGCAGGTCCAGTGCCACGCCCAGACCGAATTGGTCGGCGTAACGGGCAGTCTTGTCGTTGTTGTAGCCACCGCTGAGGTTGCCACCGACTTCACCGACGTAATCCGCCTTGATGTCGATACCTTGCTCGATCAGCTTGGTACGCTCGCCGCCCCAATCACCGGTCATCCATTTGGAATCGGCGCTGAATGCGTCGTCCGCCATCGCATTGGCGGACAGTACCAGGGCTGCTGCTGCTGACAGTTGGCAGATCAGCCGGGTGTTGTTGTGTTGCTTTTTCATCCCTACATCCTCGTCTTTATTGTTATTAACTGTTTTTATCTAACGCGGTTTACTTCTTTGTGGGAGAGCACTCCCACAAAAGCCCCTACACATCATTTGAATCTTCAGCGTCCCTTGAATTGAGCAACGTTGTCGGCACGGTCCTGTGCGGGCAACGAAGTGGCAGTGCCCAGGCGCTCGCCGGTCTTGGCGTCGAACAGCAACACCTTGGCCGGGTCGAACTGCAAGGTCAGGGTCTCGCCCACTTGCGGCGCCACATCGGGCGCCAGGCGGCAGCAGACCTTGGTTTCATTGATTTGCACAAACACCAGAGTGTCCGGGCCGGTCGGCTCGGTGACTTGCACCTCGGCCCGAATGGTCGGCGCGCCGGTGGCTTCGGCGGCGGCCAGCACGATCTGCTCCGGGCGCAGGCCCAGGATCACTTCGCGGTCTTCAAGGCCGGCATCGGTCATGTTCAGCGGCAATTCACAGCGTGCCTGGCCGCTGTCCAGCAACGCCACCAGGCGGCCGTCCTTGCGTTGCAGGCGCAGTGGAATGAAGTTCATCGGCGGCGAACCGATAAAGCTTGCCACAAACAGGTTGGCCGGGTCGTTGTAGATCTCTTTCGGCGTGCCGAACTGCTGGATGATGCCGTCCTTCATCACCGCCACTTTGTCGCCCAGGGTCATCGCTTCGATCTGATCGTGGGTGACGTAGACGGTGGTGGTTTTCAGACGCTGGTGCATCAGTTTCATTTCGGTACGCATCTCGACCCGCAGCTTGGCGTCGAGGTTGGACAGCGGTTCGTCGAACAGGTAGATCTTCGGCCGGCGCGCCAGCGCACGGCCCATGGCCACACGCTGTTGCTGGCCGCCGGAGAGCTGGCCCGGCTTGCGATTGAGCAGGTGCTCGATCTGCAGCAGCTTGGCCACGCGCGCCACTTCTTCATCGATCGCCGCCTGGGGCATCTTGCGAATCTTCAGGCCGAACTCGATGTTCTCGCGCACGCTCATGGTCGGGTACAGCGCGTAGGACTGGAACACCATGGCGATGTCGCGATCCTTGGGGCTCATGCCGCTGACGTCCTGGTCACCGATCATGATCGCGCCGCCGGTGATGTTTTCCAGGCCCGCGATGCAGTTCATCAAGGTCGATTTGCCGCAACCCGAAGGCCCGACCAGGATCAGGAACTCACCTTCCTTGATCGACAGTTCGATGTTCTTCAAGGTGTCCGGCAGGCCGGCACCGTAGGTCTTGTTTACGTTACGAAGTTCAAGCGTTGCCATGATTACCCCTTGACCGCGCCGGCCGTCAGGCCGCGCACGAAATACTTGCCTGCGACCACATAGACCAGCAGGGTCGGCAGCCCGGCGATCATCGCCGCCGCCATATCAACGTTATATTCCTTGACCCCGGTGCTGGTGTTGACCAGGTTGTTCAGCGCCACTGTAATGGGCTGCGAATCACCGCTGGAGAACACCACGCCGAACAGGAAGTCGTTCCAGATCTGCGTGAACTGCCAGATCAGGCACACCATGATGATCGGTGTCGACATCGGCAGGATGATCAGGCGGAAGATCGTGAAGAACCCCGCGCCATCCAGGCGTGCCGCTTTCACCAGTGCATCGGGAATGCTCACGTAGTAGTTACGGAAGAACAGTGTAGTAAACGCCAGCCCGTAGACGATGTGCACGAACACCAGGCCCGTGGTGGTGCTGGCCAGGCCCATCTTGCCGAGGGTGAACGAGGCTGGCAGCAGCACGGTCTGGAACGGCAGGAAGCAGCCGAACAGCAACAGGCCGAAGAACAACTGCGAACCGCGAAAACGCCACATCGACAGCACGTAGCCGTTCAACGCACCGATGGCGGTGGAGATGAGTACGGCCGGCACGGTGATCTTGATCGAGTTCCAGAAGTAACCGTCAACCGTGGCCCAGGCTTTCACCCAGCCGATGCCGGTGACCACGGTGGGCCAACTCAACAGGTTGCCGGTGCTGATGTCTTCCGGGGTCTTGAAGCTGGTCAGCAACATGACCACCAACGGCACCAGGTACAGCAGGACAGCGAGGATCAGCACCGCGTAGATCGCGATGCGGCTCAGGCTGATGGCAGGTTTGCCGGCGAGACTAGTCATTACGCTTGGTCCTTAGCTCGGAGTACAGGTAAGGCACGATGATTGCGAGAATCGCACCGAGCATCAGAATCGCACTGGCCGAACCCATGCCCATCTGGCCACGGCTGAAGGTGAACGAATACATGAACATCGCCGGCAGGTCGGAGGAGTAACCCGGACCACCCGCGGTCATGGCCGCCACCAGGTCGAAACTCT
This genomic window from Pseudomonas sp. Bout1 contains:
- a CDS encoding carbohydrate ABC transporter permease, translated to MTSLAGKPAISLSRIAIYAVLILAVLLYLVPLVVMLLTSFKTPEDISTGNLLSWPTVVTGIGWVKAWATVDGYFWNSIKITVPAVLISTAIGALNGYVLSMWRFRGSQLFFGLLLFGCFLPFQTVLLPASFTLGKMGLASTTTGLVFVHIVYGLAFTTLFFRNYYVSIPDALVKAARLDGAGFFTIFRLIILPMSTPIIMVCLIWQFTQIWNDFLFGVVFSSGDSQPITVALNNLVNTSTGVKEYNVDMAAAMIAGLPTLLVYVVAGKYFVRGLTAGAVKG
- a CDS encoding sn-glycerol-3-phosphate ABC transporter ATP-binding protein UgpC, translated to MATLELRNVNKTYGAGLPDTLKNIELSIKEGEFLILVGPSGCGKSTLMNCIAGLENITGGAIMIGDQDVSGMSPKDRDIAMVFQSYALYPTMSVRENIEFGLKIRKMPQAAIDEEVARVAKLLQIEHLLNRKPGQLSGGQQQRVAMGRALARRPKIYLFDEPLSNLDAKLRVEMRTEMKLMHQRLKTTTVYVTHDQIEAMTLGDKVAVMKDGIIQQFGTPKEIYNDPANLFVASFIGSPPMNFIPLRLQRKDGRLVALLDSGQARCELPLNMTDAGLEDREVILGLRPEQIVLAAAEATGAPTIRAEVQVTEPTGPDTLVFVQINETKVCCRLAPDVAPQVGETLTLQFDPAKVLLFDAKTGERLGTATSLPAQDRADNVAQFKGR